The Chryseobacterium glaciei DNA window TTACTTTGTTGTTTAATTTACCTCAAACCATTGCAGAACCTATTAATCAACTGACTTTCAGTATTAAGCAAATTGCGAATAAAAATTATAATGAAAGGGTTCATTTTAAAGGAAGTGAAGAGTTTAATGACCTTGCCAATTCTTTCAACATCATGGCGGAAAAGCTGCAGGAATATGAAAGCAGCACCCTTTCTACCCAATTGATGGATAAAAAAAGGATTGAAACGTTGGTTAATAATATGCACGATGCTGTCATCGGTTTGGATGAAAATCATTTTATCTACATGATCAACGATGAAGCTTTAAAAATTACCAACCTTAGAAAAGAAGAAATCATCGGAAAAACTGCTCATGAAGTGGCAATTAACAATGATTTGGTAAGAGAACTTTTAAAAAACATCGATCATCCTGTAAAAGAACCGATAAAAATTGTCACCGATAATAAAGAGAATTATTTTGAACAGGAAATTGTTCCCATCAACATTGTAAAAACCGGAGAAAAAGAGAAAAAATACATCGGAAAAGTAATTTTACTCCGAAATATTACGCCTTTTAAAGAATTGGATTTTGCTAAAACTAATTTTATTGCAACGATTTCTCATGAATTAAAAACACCAATTTCTGCCATAAAAATGGGCGTTCAGTTATTAGGAAATCAAAAATTCGGAGAACTGAATGACCAACAAAAAGAATTATTGAAAAGCATTAACGAAGACGGACAGCGTTTATTAGATATTACTGGAGAACTCCTGAATCTATCACAAGTTGAAACAGGAAATATCAGATTACATATTGAAAGTTGTTCGCCGAGAAACATAGTTCAAACCGCCATTAAAAATGTTGAAAAACTAGCTGAACAAAAAAACATAGCCATTAATTTTCAATATAATTTAGAGAAAAACAATTTTGTTTCTGCCGATTTTGACAAAACAGTTTGGGTGATGAATAATTTCCTTAGCAATGCAATCAAACATTCTTTTCAGGACGAAAACATTCAGATTTTGGTTGAAAAATCAGATTCATATGTAACATTCAGCATCACAGATACAGGAAGCGGAATTGATGAAAAATACCATCGTCAGATTTTTGACCGTTATTTTCAGGTTCCCGGAGAGCATCAAAACGGAACAGGTTTAGGCTTGGCGATTTCCAAAAATTTCATTGAAAAACAAAATGGAGAAATTGGTGTGAATAGCTCGCTGAATCAGGGAAGTACTTTTTATTTTAAGTTGCCTTTGGTGTAGAATAAATATTTAAAATAAAATTTTCTAAATTTGAATTAAATTCACAGCAGATGAAAACTTCAGATTTAAAAATCGATTTAATAAACAGGATCACCCAATTAAAGGAAATCCGACTTATCGAAGAGATTCAAAAACTTTTAGATTTTGAATTGGATCAGAATGATTATATCCTTAACGACTCTCAAAAAGACAGAATTGCCGAAGCGAGAGAAGAATATAAAAGTTCCGCATACCTTACGGAAGATAAAGCCAATCAAGATATTGAAGAATGGCTAAAAGAAAAGTAATCTGGACACTCAAAGCCAATATCGAAAGAAAAGAAATTCTTGAATATTGGATTCTTAGAAACAAATCTAAAACCTTCAGTATAAAACTTAACAAGCTAATTGTTGAGACCATTAAACTATTAGCAGAACATCCTACAATTGGCAGAAAAACTGACATTAAAGATGTTAGGGTTAAGATTATTAGAGACTATTTGATTTTCTATGAATTTTCAAAATCTGAATTAATTATACTTTCAATCTGGGATGGAAGAAGGGAGAAAAATATTTTATAAAAAAGCAATTATACAAAATACTGTTAGCGAATATTATAAGTATCTTCGATTCATTAAAACTAATCAATACTTATGAAAAGAATTCTTCTCTTCACATTATTTAGCCTGTCCCTTTTTACAGGAAAAATATATTCACAGGAAACTCCGACTTCTTATGTTGGAAAAGCCATTCAGCTCATGGAGCAAAATTCTGTTAATAAAAAGAGTATCGATTGGCCGGCAATAAAAGAAACCTATCTAAAACAAGCTAGCGAAGCGAAAACCATTAGAGAAACCTACCCTATCATTAGAACGATTCTTGGAAAATTGGGCGATCAACATTCAAAACTTTATGAGCCTGAAGTTATTGAAGCGTATTTAAAAAGATTTAAAGAAGTTGGCGTGGAATTTCCTTATCCAAAAGACAGTCTGATCGATCGTAACATGGCTTATATCACGGTATCCGCCATCGGAAATATGAATCAGGATGACTGGAACGAATATGTACAGACTTTTTTCGATAAGGTGAAAAAATTAGATCAAGCCAACCCAAAACTTTGGATCATTGATCTTAGAGACAATGAAGGCGGAATGTTTTCTCCTATGTTAAAATCGATTCGTCCTTTTCTAGATACCGATAACGCATCAGGATCTATGGATAATTCTGGAGCGATAAGCTTTTTCATGAGTAAAAATGATGGTATTTATTTCGGAAAACAAAAAATAGGTGCAATTCCTATTTCGGATATTAAGATCACGAATAAAAACAAGCCAATTTATATTTTAACCAATAAAAAAACGTCAAGTTCAGGAGAATTTGTTGTGGCTAGCTTTAAAGGACAAAAAAATGTAAAAATTGTAGGCTGTAATACGCAAGGATTAACCTCAGATAATTCGGAATTTAAATTGCCAGACAATGCCTTTTTAGTGATTACGACAGGGACTTTAATTGACCGAACAAAATATCCTTATAAAGAAATTGGAAAAGGAATTTCTCCCGATATTGAAGTTAAAAGTGATCAATTAAACGATTATATCAGCAAAATAAAAGACTCAAAATTTTAATTCTAAACATCGAATTTCACATGACTTATTTCAAAACCATATCAACAGTTTTATTCATCTTAGTATTCCATTTTCAAGGATTTGGACAGGCTTTTTCACTGGAACAGCTAGAAAAATTCAACAAAATGGATATGGCATCATTTAAGGTTGAAATTAAAAAGATGAAATATTCTTATTATGATAAAGCTGAAAGCTCAGAATTCAATTTATACGAATACGATAGTCCGGATTTTCAATATAAGATCGGGAAATTTGAATATACAAATGAAAAATCGGCAGATCGAGTTGAGTTTCAGTTTAAAAATAAAAATGAGTATGATCAATACTTAAAAACAATAACCGATTTAGGCTACAAAAAAACCGAAACCGGAAAAATTCCTGGCGGAGAAACCTTTGTCGATTATTTTAAAAATAAACTTCACATTAGGTTTATTTTCCCACCAGCAGGACAAGAGAATGAACCTTATACTATTTTAGTTTTTAAGTAAATTTGCTTTAATGAGCAGTTTAATCACCAAACAAATGAGCATTCAGGATATTTATCAGAAAACTATAAAATTTGCAGCGCAAAAACATACAGATCAAAACCAAACCATTCCGGGAACTGATCTTCCTTACATTGTTCATTTGAGTAATGTTGCTATGGAAATCTTACTAGCTTCCGAACGATCAGAAAATTTTGATGGTAAATTAGCTGTTCAGGTTGCTTTACTTCATGATGTTCTGGAAGATACTCCAACCACGTACGAAGAACTTGAAAATAAATTTGGTCAACCCGTTGCCAAAGGAGTTTTAGCATTAACCAAAAATGCAGATCTGGAAAAAGATCAAAGGATGATGGATAGTTTAAACCGCATCAAAAAGCTTCCCAAAGAAGTTTGGGCTGTAAAATTGGCGGATAGAATTACAAATCTTCAACCACCACCCGCTCATTGGTCTGAAGAAAAGATCAAAAAATATAAACTGGAAGCGGAAATCATTCTCAAAGAACTTCATGGTGGAAATGAATATTTGGAGAAAAGGCTGGAACAGAAGATTAAAGAATATAATTAATAGAAAGTAAGTTATCAAAAATTTAAAAATAGACGCCATTTTTTTTGCCACACCCAATGACTTCAGAGAATGGCTTGAGAAAAACCATAAAACTGAAAAAGAACTTTTGGTAGGATTTTATAAAGTCGGAACCAAAAAACCGTCCATGATCTGGTCAGAAGCCGTGGATCAGGCATTATGTTTTGGGTGGATCGACAGTGTGAGAAGATCTATTGATGAAGAAAGCTACAGCAATCGTTTTACCCCAAGAAAACCTACAAGTATCTGGAGCGTTATCAACATTAAAAAAGTGGAAGAACTGACCAAAGCCGGATTAATGAAACCCGAAGGTTTAAAAGCATTTGAGCTAAGAAAAGAAGAAAGATCTGCCATTTATTCTCACGAAAAAGAATTAGCTGTTCTCGATCCTACTTATGAAAAACAATTCAAAGCCAATAAAATAGCTTGGGAATTTTTCAATAATCAGGCGCCTTCATATAAAAAAGTTATGCTTCATTGGATCATGAGCGCCAAACAAGAAAAAACGAGAATTTCAAGGCTGGAGAAAACGATTCAGGAGAGCGAACTAGGTAAAAGAATACAATAAAAATTTCCCCAAAATACAAAATCAATACATGTAAGAATCCCTAATAGCCGTATTTTCTGTTGAAAGGTTTACAAATATTGTCATAACTTTGAGGTCAATTAAATTAAAAGAAGATAAAACATTTATGGATACGCAAATACTAGATTTTTGGATAGGAAATTTTAGCAGTGAAGAAGATTTTGAAGACTTCGTGAATGAAGATGAAAATTTTTATGTGGAAGAAGAATCTGATGAAACCCATAATTCAAAATTTGCAGAATCTCAGGATACGATCTGGCTGGATTATGATTTTGTAGAATATGGTTTTGATGACACCAACAATAATATTTACGATAAATTTTCAGAATATTCTTTTGCAGATCAATGGCTTCCTACTTTAGTGAGTCGGATCAATGAGCTCCAAATTAAAGCTGACATCAATTCTTTGATTTTTCTAAATAGCGGACAAATTGCAA harbors:
- a CDS encoding ATP-binding protein, which codes for MKIKTKLTLGVGLLFLLIVLLSVIGSVYINKLKSDTEKILTANYNSLEFSKNMLLALDKISTDSAIAIKDFKKNNALQEKNLTEFGEKEATQNLNLHFDSYLKQPTNEKEKLIREDLAKIMSLNMKGIERKSDIAIITAENATFWIVSIGTVCFLIAFTLLFNLPQTIAEPINQLTFSIKQIANKNYNERVHFKGSEEFNDLANSFNIMAEKLQEYESSTLSTQLMDKKRIETLVNNMHDAVIGLDENHFIYMINDEALKITNLRKEEIIGKTAHEVAINNDLVRELLKNIDHPVKEPIKIVTDNKENYFEQEIVPINIVKTGEKEKKYIGKVILLRNITPFKELDFAKTNFIATISHELKTPISAIKMGVQLLGNQKFGELNDQQKELLKSINEDGQRLLDITGELLNLSQVETGNIRLHIESCSPRNIVQTAIKNVEKLAEQKNIAINFQYNLEKNNFVSADFDKTVWVMNNFLSNAIKHSFQDENIQILVEKSDSYVTFSITDTGSGIDEKYHRQIFDRYFQVPGEHQNGTGLGLAISKNFIEKQNGEIGVNSSLNQGSTFYFKLPLV
- a CDS encoding type II toxin-antitoxin system RelE/ParE family toxin, yielding MAKRKVIWTLKANIERKEILEYWILRNKSKTFSIKLNKLIVETIKLLAEHPTIGRKTDIKDVRVKIIRDYLIFYEFSKSELIILSIWDGRREKNIL
- a CDS encoding S41 family peptidase translates to MKRILLFTLFSLSLFTGKIYSQETPTSYVGKAIQLMEQNSVNKKSIDWPAIKETYLKQASEAKTIRETYPIIRTILGKLGDQHSKLYEPEVIEAYLKRFKEVGVEFPYPKDSLIDRNMAYITVSAIGNMNQDDWNEYVQTFFDKVKKLDQANPKLWIIDLRDNEGGMFSPMLKSIRPFLDTDNASGSMDNSGAISFFMSKNDGIYFGKQKIGAIPISDIKITNKNKPIYILTNKKTSSSGEFVVASFKGQKNVKIVGCNTQGLTSDNSEFKLPDNAFLVITTGTLIDRTKYPYKEIGKGISPDIEVKSDQLNDYISKIKDSKF
- a CDS encoding HD domain-containing protein produces the protein MSSLITKQMSIQDIYQKTIKFAAQKHTDQNQTIPGTDLPYIVHLSNVAMEILLASERSENFDGKLAVQVALLHDVLEDTPTTYEELENKFGQPVAKGVLALTKNADLEKDQRMMDSLNRIKKLPKEVWAVKLADRITNLQPPPAHWSEEKIKKYKLEAEIILKELHGGNEYLEKRLEQKIKEYN
- a CDS encoding YdeI/OmpD-associated family protein, which translates into the protein MDAIFFATPNDFREWLEKNHKTEKELLVGFYKVGTKKPSMIWSEAVDQALCFGWIDSVRRSIDEESYSNRFTPRKPTSIWSVINIKKVEELTKAGLMKPEGLKAFELRKEERSAIYSHEKELAVLDPTYEKQFKANKIAWEFFNNQAPSYKKVMLHWIMSAKQEKTRISRLEKTIQESELGKRIQ
- a CDS encoding immunity 22 family protein; the protein is MDTQILDFWIGNFSSEEDFEDFVNEDENFYVEEESDETHNSKFAESQDTIWLDYDFVEYGFDDTNNNIYDKFSEYSFADQWLPTLVSRINELQIKADINSLIFLNSGQIAKPVSVEDEMFSLAYLGKIEFSV